A section of the Ignavibacteriales bacterium genome encodes:
- a CDS encoding TonB-dependent receptor produces MPGRIFIVLLFIGLICSNLVFAQDEEEREREEEERQDTLKTEINEVVITGTRTYKRIIDIPYSVFRVKDEEIKFGRNVNAKDLLADVPGLFLQTRYGNDVRISIRGFGTRSNSGIRGIRVLLDGIPESDPDGETSIDGIDYTTLGGVEVVKGNLSSLYTNSPGGVVNFITDMDFGSSYVRSLNEVGQFDLLMNGVQVGLNDKNYKVFTSYNYRNLIGYREHSNEYRHLLNAVYMSFPNSSSSMSLFFNATDGLQKLPGSLTLEEYENDPQQAYFQAVSSDYKRITQKGRLALKYRKLFGRDNVHDFEFTGYGAVRNLDYTTNTLYNIRQKYIIGTMARFIEQTPLFGRENEFTSGIDYFYINGPLSSYDNVAGQKGDQLQSQNDETQFNIGAYFQDQINILKGKMYFLASGRYDKVGFINDDMLFGARNSERVFERFTPKFALNYKLRHDVAIYTSYGFGFDTPSSSELENYPASSNNGFTTLNPDIEPQTSKNFELGIKGDIVDKSRPFLRKVFFEVTFFNTIIDDEIVPFTITDRTYYRNAAQTNRTGVECGLKIEPFRKTDVIVNYTYTDFVYDQYIARTYNQQGIPIDADYSGNRVPSVPQHLVNFIIEHERELTEHFEALFLFDCDYVSSMYVDDQNTEQTDPYFYANFLTGLNWKVGNASMILSGGMNNIFDKKYVGFININANPEFPQNQRRYYEPGEPRSFYMKFNISYRL; encoded by the coding sequence ATGCCAGGCAGAATTTTTATAGTATTGTTATTCATTGGGCTTATATGCTCTAATTTGGTCTTTGCACAGGATGAAGAGGAACGTGAACGTGAGGAAGAAGAGAGACAGGATACGCTAAAGACGGAGATAAACGAAGTCGTTATTACGGGTACAAGGACATACAAAAGGATCATCGACATCCCGTATTCTGTATTCAGAGTAAAGGACGAGGAAATAAAGTTCGGCAGGAATGTGAACGCAAAAGACCTTCTTGCTGACGTTCCGGGATTGTTCTTACAGACTCGTTACGGTAATGACGTGAGAATTTCGATAAGAGGATTTGGAACCAGGTCTAATTCGGGAATTCGCGGTATCAGGGTACTTCTCGACGGAATTCCGGAATCTGATCCGGACGGTGAAACCTCGATCGACGGAATTGATTACACCACGCTCGGTGGTGTTGAAGTTGTGAAAGGAAACCTCTCATCTCTATATACAAATTCTCCTGGCGGTGTTGTGAACTTCATTACGGACATGGATTTCGGCTCCAGCTATGTAAGATCGCTAAACGAAGTGGGGCAGTTCGATCTCCTCATGAATGGTGTACAGGTTGGACTCAATGATAAAAATTACAAGGTCTTTACAAGCTATAACTACAGGAATCTCATTGGCTACAGGGAGCATAGTAATGAGTACCGTCATCTTTTGAATGCGGTTTACATGTCCTTTCCTAATTCCTCCAGTTCCATGTCACTCTTTTTTAATGCGACCGACGGATTGCAAAAACTTCCCGGATCGCTCACTCTCGAAGAATATGAAAACGATCCTCAACAAGCATACTTTCAGGCAGTATCGAGCGATTACAAAAGGATAACCCAAAAGGGAAGGCTTGCTCTTAAGTACAGGAAGCTTTTCGGCAGGGATAATGTTCATGATTTTGAATTTACGGGTTACGGCGCTGTAAGGAATCTGGATTATACTACTAATACGCTTTATAACATCCGTCAGAAATATATCATCGGTACAATGGCGCGGTTCATCGAGCAGACACCTCTTTTTGGCAGGGAAAACGAGTTTACTTCCGGTATAGATTACTTTTACATCAATGGTCCGCTGTCTTCCTATGATAACGTAGCCGGGCAGAAGGGCGACCAGCTTCAATCTCAAAACGACGAGACTCAGTTCAATATAGGTGCTTACTTCCAGGACCAGATAAATATTCTAAAAGGAAAGATGTATTTCCTGGCATCGGGAAGGTATGACAAGGTTGGATTCATAAACGACGATATGCTATTCGGCGCAAGGAATTCCGAGCGCGTTTTTGAGAGGTTCACTCCAAAGTTCGCTCTGAATTACAAGCTTAGACATGATGTGGCGATTTATACTTCGTATGGGTTTGGATTCGATACTCCGTCATCGTCGGAACTCGAGAACTATCCCGCCAGTTCAAATAACGGTTTCACTACATTGAATCCGGACATCGAACCCCAAACATCGAAAAACTTCGAGCTGGGTATTAAGGGCGATATAGTCGATAAGAGCCGTCCATTCCTGAGAAAGGTGTTTTTTGAGGTTACATTTTTCAATACTATCATAGATGATGAAATTGTACCGTTTACGATCACAGACAGAACTTATTACAGGAACGCCGCTCAAACCAACAGAACCGGTGTAGAATGCGGACTTAAGATAGAACCTTTCAGAAAAACTGATGTTATAGTTAATTACACGTACACGGACTTTGTCTATGACCAGTATATTGCGAGAACATATAACCAGCAGGGTATTCCTATCGATGCGGATTATTCCGGCAATAGGGTTCCATCGGTTCCTCAGCATTTGGTGAATTTCATCATCGAGCATGAAAGGGAACTGACGGAGCACTTCGAAGCCTTGTTCTTATTTGACTGTGACTATGTAAGCAGTATGTATGTGGACGATCAGAATACCGAACAAACTGACCCGTATTTTTATGCTAATTTCCTCACCGGATTGAACTGGAAAGTTGGAAATGCCTCGATGATACTATCCGGCGGAATGAATAACATTTTTGACAAAAAATATGTAGGCTTTATTAATATTAATGCTAACCCGGAATTTCCTCAAAACCAGAGAAGATACTATGAACCGGGTGAACCCAGAAGTTTTTATATGAAGTTTAATATATCTTACAGGTTATGA
- a CDS encoding exo-alpha-sialidase gives MKTLSSIIILLLVATGSVFAQFPNFLIHPSGNNQIEPSIVVSPQNHMLMFCSAYTISGSFRSEGIYVSTNGGATWFGTDTCQGQPITTGHGGDPGPIIDKDGVFILTHQGGFFPGMYANFSTNNGSTWSDNFTIAQNDQDKGSPGTDNIPTSPYYGRSFLVWTRFVSPFPVVISYTTNSGTSWQTPFIQINNSLPGRQSLAPVTATSSNGFQCVAWASSLTTSPFNEKSIGFAKSTNGGVNWSVQESIYDCNGVKTSSQAPWSIRINGYPSMDIDNTGGPRNGWIYIVTGEKDLAPAGTDPDIVFHRSTDNGATWSAGVRVNQDPINNGRVQFFPYIVVDGDGGLNVVYYDNRNTPDSLDVYISHSNNGGQTWTDHMISSHKYYPKAVSGAGAGNQGDNIGMTYFDGKLLPVWMDNTTGKYQVWGAIVDVSSIGVTSISSEIPESFNLDQNYPNPFNPSTKINFSLPVRSAVSLQIYDMSGRLVKTLAESGEFSPGSYSIDFDGSALSSGVYYYSLRTESGILTRKMVLLK, from the coding sequence ATGAAGACCTTATCTAGTATAATAATATTGTTGTTAGTAGCGACGGGTAGTGTGTTTGCGCAGTTTCCTAATTTTCTCATACACCCTTCCGGTAATAACCAGATCGAACCGTCGATAGTCGTGAGTCCTCAAAATCACATGCTAATGTTTTGCAGTGCTTATACAATAAGCGGATCATTTAGAAGCGAGGGTATATATGTTTCCACAAATGGAGGCGCGACATGGTTTGGAACTGACACATGCCAGGGACAGCCGATAACGACAGGGCACGGCGGTGATCCGGGTCCGATAATAGATAAGGACGGTGTTTTTATTCTTACTCACCAGGGAGGATTCTTCCCGGGTATGTACGCGAATTTTTCTACGAATAACGGATCGACTTGGTCCGATAATTTTACTATAGCGCAAAACGATCAGGACAAGGGCAGTCCGGGCACGGATAATATCCCGACGAGTCCTTATTATGGGAGGTCATTTCTTGTTTGGACGAGATTTGTTTCGCCCTTTCCGGTAGTTATCTCGTACACTACTAATTCCGGAACTTCATGGCAGACACCTTTCATTCAGATCAATAACTCTCTCCCGGGACGGCAGTCTCTTGCGCCTGTGACAGCTACTTCTTCTAATGGTTTTCAATGCGTTGCATGGGCGTCCAGCCTCACTACGTCACCCTTTAATGAAAAAAGCATAGGCTTTGCTAAGTCAACGAATGGGGGAGTCAATTGGAGCGTTCAGGAAAGCATTTATGACTGTAATGGCGTGAAAACTTCATCACAAGCTCCATGGAGCATAAGGATCAATGGTTACCCTTCGATGGATATAGATAATACCGGCGGTCCAAGAAATGGCTGGATATACATCGTTACAGGGGAAAAGGACCTTGCCCCGGCCGGTACCGATCCCGATATAGTATTTCACCGTTCGACCGATAATGGCGCTACATGGTCGGCTGGTGTGCGTGTTAATCAGGATCCAATAAATAACGGGAGAGTGCAGTTTTTCCCATACATAGTGGTTGATGGTGACGGGGGACTTAATGTTGTATATTATGACAATAGGAATACGCCCGACTCACTGGATGTTTATATTTCTCACTCGAATAACGGCGGACAGACGTGGACAGACCATATGATAAGCAGTCATAAGTACTATCCTAAAGCCGTTAGCGGAGCCGGAGCCGGGAATCAGGGTGACAACATCGGAATGACATATTTCGACGGAAAGCTTCTTCCGGTATGGATGGACAATACAACAGGAAAATACCAGGTGTGGGGGGCAATAGTGGATGTCTCCAGCATTGGAGTAACTTCTATAAGTAGCGAAATTCCGGAAAGTTTTAATTTAGATCAAAATTATCCTAATCCATTTAATCCTTCTACAAAGATAAACTTCTCTCTTCCCGTGAGGTCAGCAGTATCATTACAAATTTATGATATGAGCGGTCGTTTGGTAAAGACCCTTGCTGAGAGCGGTGAGTTTTCACCGGGCAGTTACAGCATCGATTTTGACGGAAGTGCGCTTTCGAGTGGTGTTTATTACTACAGTTTGCGCACAGAGAGCGGGATTTTAACGAGGAAAATGGTACTTCTCAAATAA
- a CDS encoding peptidylprolyl isomerase translates to MSKKAILLFVLMILFAGTGYSQPKQGDRILAVVGNDVILESDFQYQVQVYARQNQLQEVTPSIAQQIFQQMLTDKIIYAKAVQDSVEISEEDINRELDYRIQSLIEQVGSPKQLEEIYGMSLGRIKLLLKDDLEKKLRADRLKREKFRGGIKISDKEVREFYETYRDSLPAASSEYELSQIYVTRKISDTEKDLAKQKALQILDSIKAGANFEDLAKRNSDDKASAVNGGYLGPAGKGVFVKPFEEALFSMTEGEVSEPIESQFGYHIIKLENINGDKRTARHILVEFPKLESSDLETISFLNGIKSKVENGEMTFKEAAYEFSQGSQAQTDSGYAGLIPLTSLDSAELEALTKVSPGGITEAIRVGSDGNYGYEILMLHRFSPEHELNLTDDYDRIKQFALYFKENKEMEDWINEIRETIYVDIRF, encoded by the coding sequence ATGTCGAAAAAAGCAATTTTATTATTTGTACTGATGATCCTCTTTGCCGGGACGGGATATTCCCAGCCCAAGCAAGGAGACAGGATCTTAGCAGTTGTGGGTAACGACGTGATATTAGAATCAGATTTTCAGTACCAGGTACAGGTGTACGCAAGACAAAACCAGCTTCAAGAAGTAACCCCATCCATTGCCCAGCAGATATTCCAGCAGATGCTGACCGATAAGATAATCTATGCAAAGGCAGTACAGGACAGCGTAGAAATAAGCGAGGAAGATATAAACAGGGAGCTGGATTACAGGATACAATCTCTGATAGAGCAGGTAGGTTCGCCTAAACAGCTGGAAGAGATATACGGAATGTCGCTTGGAAGGATCAAGCTATTGCTGAAGGACGACCTCGAAAAGAAACTGAGAGCAGACAGGCTTAAACGCGAGAAATTCAGAGGCGGTATTAAAATATCGGACAAGGAAGTACGGGAATTTTACGAAACATACAGGGACAGTTTGCCGGCGGCGAGTTCAGAATATGAGCTATCGCAGATATATGTTACAAGAAAAATCTCCGACACGGAGAAAGATCTCGCGAAGCAAAAAGCATTACAGATACTTGACAGCATAAAGGCAGGCGCAAATTTTGAAGATCTGGCAAAAAGGAATTCCGACGACAAGGCTTCCGCAGTAAACGGAGGATACCTGGGACCGGCGGGAAAGGGAGTTTTCGTAAAGCCTTTCGAAGAAGCCTTATTCAGTATGACAGAAGGAGAAGTTTCCGAGCCAATTGAATCACAATTTGGGTATCATATAATAAAACTCGAAAATATAAACGGCGATAAGAGAACAGCACGCCACATTCTTGTCGAATTTCCAAAGCTAGAATCCTCAGACCTTGAAACAATTTCTTTCCTAAACGGTATAAAATCAAAGGTAGAGAACGGAGAGATGACCTTTAAAGAGGCGGCGTATGAGTTCTCTCAAGGGTCACAGGCTCAAACCGACAGCGGGTACGCAGGTTTAATACCTCTGACTTCGCTCGATAGCGCTGAGCTGGAAGCATTGACCAAAGTAAGCCCCGGCGGAATAACAGAGGCAATAAGGGTTGGAAGCGACGGTAATTACGGATACGAGATATTGATGTTACACAGATTCTCTCCTGAACATGAGCTAAACCTGACTGACGACTATGACCGAATAAAGCAGTTCGCGTTATACTTTAAAGAAAACAAAGAAATGGAAGACTGGATCAATGAGATCCGCGAGACAATATACGTTGACATACGATTTTAG
- a CDS encoding TonB-dependent receptor, translated as MKRSFIYIFLMCFLLQAPLFAQTIRVLDETTLTAISNAEITSELNKDNPIYTDVLGQADISKIAGADRITIEAVGYKTRQTSFDKLKSNSYRVYMSETVYSVDEIVVSELKFPEKLSDVPKQVDIITAPEIRFKNQQTTADLLQNTGNVLVQKSQLGGGSPILRGLEANKILLVIDGIRLNNAIFRGGHLQNVLRIDQDILSRAEVLFGNGSVIYGSDALGGVISFTTKDPLLSPSKKTLFTTSAYGRYSSVDEEKAGHLDFNIGLEKVAFLTSLTYNDIGDLKQGSSDGGLDTLWSRNFVQGRINGMDTMLVNDDDNLQTPSGYYQYDILQKVLFKQNNNVSHMLNFHYSNTNDIPRYDRLAATNSSGQFTSAEWYYGPEKRILGSYQMRFNTKKTIFDNGLFTLAYQDIEESRHSRSWNSSNRTDRNEKVKVYSGNLDFAKKINSSDLSYGLEFYYNDVNSTASRENINTGAITPASTRYADGGATMSTFAAYFSNYYEFNRNFVLTQGIRYNYVDLEATFNDTTFYKYPAGTVSQINNALTGNLGMVIYPDKKKNYKISLMGSTGFRAPNVDDLSKVFDSQPGSVIVPNPNLGPENSYQGELTFAGIFGDRVLASVTGYYNYLQNIIITAPFLVNGQDSIVYDGVLSQVLANQNAQTGYIYGFNFSLNADISDNFAFNGTVNYTYGRIKTDTTDYPLDHIPPLFGRAGLIFKYDKLKSEFYTLFNGMKDKDDYNLFGEDNFSGATPEGMPGWFTLNFDAIYQFVPYAAIQVGVENILDKRYRVFASGISAPGRNFVATLRLSY; from the coding sequence ATGAAGAGAAGTTTTATATACATTTTTTTAATGTGTTTTCTATTACAGGCACCGCTGTTTGCTCAAACGATCAGGGTTTTGGATGAAACTACTCTAACCGCGATCTCAAATGCTGAGATAACGTCGGAGCTGAATAAGGATAATCCAATATATACGGATGTTCTCGGGCAGGCAGATATCTCGAAAATTGCCGGTGCTGATAGGATCACTATTGAAGCTGTCGGTTACAAAACCAGGCAGACTTCCTTTGATAAACTTAAATCCAATAGCTACAGGGTGTACATGTCTGAAACCGTGTATTCTGTGGATGAGATAGTGGTTTCGGAATTAAAATTTCCCGAAAAATTATCCGACGTACCGAAACAGGTGGACATTATTACTGCTCCTGAAATAAGATTTAAGAATCAGCAAACAACAGCTGATCTTCTCCAGAATACCGGGAATGTACTCGTGCAGAAGAGCCAGCTCGGCGGCGGAAGCCCGATCTTACGCGGATTGGAAGCTAATAAGATACTTCTTGTAATTGATGGTATCAGGCTGAACAATGCTATATTTCGCGGTGGTCACCTTCAAAATGTATTAAGAATTGACCAGGATATTTTAAGCAGGGCGGAAGTTCTTTTCGGTAATGGTTCCGTTATTTATGGTAGCGACGCGCTGGGCGGCGTTATTAGTTTCACTACAAAGGACCCGTTGTTAAGCCCAAGCAAAAAAACATTGTTCACTACTTCTGCATACGGAAGGTATTCGTCCGTTGATGAGGAAAAAGCCGGCCACCTCGATTTTAATATCGGATTGGAAAAGGTAGCTTTCCTCACCAGTCTCACTTACAATGACATCGGTGACCTTAAGCAGGGATCTTCTGACGGTGGTCTCGATACCCTGTGGAGCAGGAATTTCGTTCAGGGCAGAATAAACGGAATGGACACAATGCTGGTAAATGACGACGATAATCTGCAAACTCCTTCGGGTTATTACCAGTATGATATTCTGCAAAAAGTTCTCTTTAAGCAGAATAACAATGTTTCGCATATGCTGAATTTCCATTACTCCAATACTAACGATATTCCGAGATATGACAGGCTTGCCGCCACTAATTCAAGCGGACAGTTTACTTCCGCGGAATGGTACTACGGACCGGAAAAAAGAATACTGGGCTCATACCAGATGAGATTTAATACAAAAAAGACTATCTTCGATAACGGTCTCTTTACTCTAGCCTACCAGGATATTGAGGAAAGCAGGCACTCGAGGAGCTGGAATTCATCTAATAGAACGGACAGGAATGAAAAAGTAAAAGTTTATTCGGGCAACCTCGATTTTGCGAAAAAGATCAATAGCAGTGACTTAAGCTATGGTCTGGAATTTTACTACAATGACGTAAACTCCACCGCATCGAGGGAAAATATAAATACTGGTGCAATAACTCCTGCTTCTACGCGTTATGCCGACGGCGGAGCAACCATGAGCACATTTGCCGCTTACTTTTCCAATTATTACGAATTCAACAGGAATTTCGTACTGACACAGGGTATAAGGTATAACTATGTGGACCTGGAAGCAACTTTCAATGATACAACTTTCTATAAGTATCCTGCAGGAACAGTATCTCAGATAAATAATGCTCTTACTGGTAATCTGGGTATGGTCATATATCCGGATAAGAAAAAGAATTACAAGATATCACTCATGGGATCGACGGGATTCCGCGCTCCGAACGTGGATGACCTTTCCAAGGTGTTCGATTCACAACCCGGAAGCGTTATCGTACCTAACCCGAATCTTGGACCGGAAAACTCATACCAGGGAGAACTCACCTTTGCCGGAATTTTTGGCGACAGAGTTCTTGCCAGCGTAACGGGATATTATAACTACTTACAAAATATAATCATCACTGCGCCGTTCCTTGTAAATGGTCAGGACTCTATTGTATATGACGGTGTTCTTAGCCAGGTACTTGCAAACCAGAACGCGCAGACAGGCTATATCTATGGATTTAACTTCAGCCTGAATGCGGATATCTCCGATAACTTTGCCTTCAACGGTACTGTAAATTATACCTACGGAAGGATAAAGACGGACACAACTGACTATCCTCTGGACCATATCCCACCGTTATTTGGTAGAGCAGGTCTTATATTCAAATATGACAAACTAAAGAGTGAATTCTATACTTTGTTTAATGGAATGAAGGACAAAGACGATTATAACTTATTTGGTGAAGACAACTTCTCCGGCGCTACCCCTGAAGGTATGCCGGGATGGTTTACTCTGAACTTCGACGCGATATACCAATTCGTTCCTTATGCTGCGATACAGGTCGGTGTCGAAAATATTCTTGATAAAAGATACAGAGTTTTTGCTTCGGGGATAAGCGCTCCGGGCAGGAATTTTGTTGCTACCCTAAGGTTAAGTTATTAG
- a CDS encoding peptidylprolyl isomerase — protein sequence MIKTKYPIYFALIIIACFGIALVACSSKKTKVVAEVGDEKIYLEDFENQFLKTVNNIDSAKKTTLDQRKEFLDLLIKFKLKVKDARDRGLLESADIQNDLNEYKKNFLSTFLIDQKVIEPNIQKLYDMKKYEVRASHILINLPPNAPAEDSIKAYQKAQQVLDRLNNGEDFTTVAKEMSEDQTVQQNGGDLYYFTGGMTVPEFEDAVYAMKVGDITKEPIRTQFGLHIVKLTDKKERVESIKASHILIQNKTDSLGNIVDTLEAYNKAQEILQRARNGEDFGELAKQFSQDPGSAPNGGDLGYFDRRRMVQEFDSAAFSLKKDEISDVIKTRFGYHIIKLTDIKEYEPFEKQKDKLKSEFKRSQQYKGEYNKYLEQVRDKLDFEIKDDGFAVLTAKFDSTKTIGSNNTDSIFTEQDKETIVATYDGGEIKIKDIIQQVTINKEFANNAANYNTLQSIVKNSAELPLLNVMAEKENVENNDDYLALLKEYEDGLLSFKVDQEELWSKIQITDPEMQSYYEANKEKYAYKDGEETKYRDFSEVRSEISNILQQEKFKEMEKQYVENLKQKYPVVIKDEVLTEAFTED from the coding sequence ATGATAAAAACAAAATATCCAATATATTTTGCACTAATTATAATAGCATGCTTCGGAATAGCTCTTGTCGCATGCTCATCGAAAAAAACGAAGGTTGTGGCAGAGGTAGGCGATGAAAAGATCTATCTCGAGGACTTTGAAAACCAATTTTTGAAGACAGTAAACAATATTGATTCAGCAAAGAAGACCACTCTCGACCAGAGAAAAGAATTTCTCGACCTACTGATAAAATTCAAATTAAAAGTAAAGGATGCCCGCGACAGAGGACTGCTCGAGTCAGCTGATATACAGAACGATCTCAATGAATACAAGAAAAATTTCCTATCAACATTCCTAATCGATCAGAAAGTAATAGAACCAAACATACAGAAGCTCTATGACATGAAAAAATACGAGGTCAGAGCTTCCCATATTTTGATAAACCTTCCTCCGAATGCACCGGCAGAGGATTCAATAAAGGCATATCAAAAAGCACAACAAGTGCTCGACAGGCTTAACAACGGTGAAGACTTCACAACCGTTGCGAAAGAAATGTCGGAAGACCAAACGGTACAACAAAACGGCGGTGACCTGTATTATTTCACCGGCGGAATGACGGTACCTGAATTCGAAGACGCAGTATATGCCATGAAGGTTGGTGATATTACAAAAGAGCCTATCAGGACACAATTCGGACTTCACATCGTAAAGCTCACGGATAAGAAGGAAAGAGTCGAAAGTATAAAAGCATCACACATTTTAATTCAGAACAAGACTGACAGTCTCGGCAACATAGTCGATACTCTAGAAGCATACAATAAAGCGCAGGAAATACTACAAAGAGCAAGGAACGGTGAAGATTTTGGCGAGCTTGCAAAACAATTTTCACAAGATCCGGGTTCCGCTCCAAACGGAGGCGACCTTGGATACTTTGACAGAAGAAGAATGGTGCAGGAATTCGACAGCGCGGCATTCTCTCTTAAGAAGGACGAAATATCCGACGTAATAAAGACAAGATTCGGATACCATATTATCAAATTGACGGACATAAAGGAATATGAGCCATTTGAAAAGCAGAAGGATAAGCTCAAATCGGAATTCAAGAGAAGCCAGCAGTACAAGGGCGAGTACAACAAGTATCTCGAACAGGTAAGGGATAAGCTTGATTTCGAAATAAAGGACGACGGATTTGCGGTTCTTACGGCTAAATTCGACTCAACAAAGACGATCGGAAGCAACAATACGGACAGCATATTCACGGAACAAGATAAAGAAACCATAGTTGCAACATATGACGGCGGTGAGATAAAGATCAAGGACATCATACAGCAAGTCACCATTAACAAGGAATTCGCAAACAATGCGGCGAACTACAATACTCTTCAGAGCATAGTGAAAAACTCGGCTGAATTACCACTGCTGAACGTAATGGCTGAGAAGGAAAATGTCGAAAATAATGATGATTACCTGGCACTTTTAAAGGAATACGAAGACGGATTATTGAGCTTTAAGGTCGACCAGGAAGAGCTATGGAGCAAGATCCAGATCACAGATCCGGAAATGCAAAGTTATTATGAAGCAAATAAGGAAAAATATGCGTATAAAGATGGAGAGGAAACAAAATACAGGGATTTCAGCGAAGTAAGGTCGGAAATATCCAATATACTACAGCAGGAGAAATTTAAGGAAATGGAAAAGCAGTATGTTGAGAACCTAAAGCAGAAATATCCTGTTGTTATAAAGGACGAAGTATTAACCGAAGCATTCACGGAAGATTAA
- a CDS encoding T9SS type A sorting domain-containing protein — translation MVLRIKILTAVLMLTMGSTVMAQNPWSKINTPVDERLEEVFFLDSLRGWVIGDSGVIMYTSTGGNSWVLQESGVNYGLIDVFFLNDTLGWALAWKIVGSGGPYGTVMLKTTNGGVNWSNQMYPEDDVYFNTIYFYDLQNGWIGGYPGRLLYTTDGGDKWIDAYVDSSFTANFPVIKFDFYNRDNGLGCGGIIDVAGVIWKTTNGGFNWSSEAVGPEPVQDIHYFDSLNIIGVGGDYEYGSGVVRSDDGGRSWNYTSLNVFGIAGAISFRKPLEGWAPLGFAQLMLYTTDGGNNWTNIPTPDSSVIYDLQFTDTAHGYACGENGTVLKYHYTNVGINNPYTELPLNYTLFQNYPNPFNPVTVISYDLRNNAYVTLKVYDINGREIKSNNNGFKTAGEHFINFNADGLASGIYYYNLTITPVNGSEVISETKKMVLVK, via the coding sequence TTGGTCCTTAGAATTAAAATATTGACAGCGGTATTGATGCTGACAATGGGAAGCACAGTTATGGCTCAAAATCCCTGGTCAAAGATCAATACACCCGTGGACGAAAGGCTCGAAGAAGTGTTCTTTCTGGACAGTCTGCGGGGCTGGGTGATCGGAGATTCCGGCGTGATAATGTACACTTCGACAGGCGGAAACAGCTGGGTATTGCAAGAAAGCGGTGTTAATTACGGTTTAATAGATGTATTCTTCCTAAATGATACCCTGGGTTGGGCTCTGGCATGGAAGATAGTTGGATCGGGCGGACCATACGGAACAGTGATGCTAAAAACCACAAACGGCGGAGTCAACTGGTCAAACCAAATGTACCCGGAGGACGACGTTTATTTCAACACTATATATTTCTACGATCTGCAGAACGGATGGATAGGAGGCTACCCCGGAAGATTATTATACACAACAGACGGGGGTGACAAATGGATAGATGCTTACGTCGATTCTTCATTTACCGCAAACTTCCCCGTAATAAAATTCGATTTTTACAACAGGGATAACGGATTAGGGTGCGGGGGAATAATAGACGTTGCCGGAGTAATATGGAAGACCACCAACGGAGGATTTAACTGGTCATCTGAGGCGGTAGGACCTGAACCCGTACAGGATATTCATTATTTTGATTCACTTAATATAATAGGCGTAGGCGGAGACTATGAATACGGGTCGGGTGTGGTAAGGTCGGATGACGGCGGGCGATCGTGGAATTATACCAGTCTTAATGTATTTGGTATAGCGGGGGCAATATCCTTTAGAAAACCGCTCGAAGGCTGGGCCCCATTGGGATTTGCTCAGCTTATGCTGTATACAACAGACGGAGGTAATAATTGGACTAATATTCCGACGCCGGATAGCTCTGTAATATATGATCTGCAATTTACCGATACGGCGCATGGATATGCCTGCGGAGAAAACGGCACCGTCCTTAAATACCATTACACAAACGTTGGAATAAATAATCCCTACACAGAACTACCTCTAAACTATACACTTTTTCAAAATTATCCTAATCCATTCAATCCGGTCACGGTTATCAGCTACGACTTACGAAACAATGCTTATGTTACATTAAAAGTATATGATATTAATGGACGTGAGATAAAGAGTAATAACAACGGGTTTAAGACTGCGGGAGAGCATTTCATTAACTTTAATGCCGACGGGCTGGCATCAGGAATCTATTATTATAATCTTACGATAACGCCTGTAAACGGCAGTGAAGTTATATCCGAAACTAAAAAGATGGTTCTGGTAAAGTAG